In a single window of the Acetivibrio clariflavus DSM 19732 genome:
- a CDS encoding sulfite exporter TauE/SafE family protein produces MPEVFISKVLEIKGMTCVNCEMRIEKKLKNMEGIKAVKAVYSQSKVNVIYDKDRINLDSIIKAVEELDYQVMAATDGKKANDREKRSDGDYKLSVNQLLGIVIIVLAVYLAVKNTVGFNFIPQVNRDMGYGMLFTVGLLTSLHCIAMCGGINLSQCIAYTFDEAEKGSISKLKPTLLYNGGRVISYTVIGGLVGALGSLVSFPGRAKGIVAIVSGILMIIMGINMLNIFPWLRKINPRMPKVLSRAVFNNNGKRGPFYIGLLNGLMPCGPLQAMQIYALGTGSFYRGAMSMFFFSIGTVPLMFGFGAVSSLISSKFSRRMMKASAVLVIILGIVMTGRGFNLSGLNIAFANQKAKNIARIENGVQLVTTEMKSGSYDPIVVQKGVLVRWTIKADESELNGCNNPVTIPKYNIVKKLVPGDNVIEFMPLETGNINYTCWMGMINGYIKVVDNLDEVDVNDIK; encoded by the coding sequence ATGCCGGAAGTTTTCATCTCAAAGGTACTTGAGATAAAAGGGATGACGTGTGTAAACTGTGAGATGAGAATAGAGAAAAAATTAAAAAATATGGAAGGTATCAAAGCTGTTAAGGCAGTTTACTCCCAATCGAAAGTAAATGTCATTTATGATAAAGACAGAATAAATCTTGACAGTATTATTAAAGCAGTGGAAGAGCTGGATTATCAAGTAATGGCAGCAACAGACGGTAAAAAAGCGAACGACAGGGAAAAGCGATCCGACGGTGATTATAAATTATCGGTAAATCAATTGCTGGGTATAGTAATTATTGTTTTAGCTGTATATTTGGCTGTTAAAAATACAGTGGGATTTAATTTTATTCCTCAGGTAAACCGGGATATGGGGTATGGCATGCTTTTTACCGTTGGACTTTTAACATCCCTTCACTGTATCGCCATGTGCGGAGGTATAAACCTTTCCCAGTGCATCGCATATACGTTTGATGAAGCTGAAAAAGGAAGTATTTCAAAGCTTAAACCCACTCTTTTGTATAATGGAGGAAGGGTGATTTCATATACGGTAATAGGCGGCTTGGTTGGGGCACTGGGCTCTCTGGTGAGCTTTCCCGGACGGGCAAAGGGTATTGTGGCCATTGTTTCGGGTATATTAATGATAATAATGGGTATCAATATGCTGAATATTTTCCCGTGGCTCAGAAAAATAAATCCCCGCATGCCGAAGGTACTGAGCAGGGCAGTTTTTAACAATAACGGCAAACGTGGACCGTTCTATATAGGACTTCTAAACGGATTGATGCCCTGCGGACCGTTGCAGGCTATGCAGATATATGCCCTTGGGACAGGCAGTTTTTATAGGGGAGCCATGTCCATGTTCTTTTTTAGCATTGGTACCGTGCCGCTAATGTTTGGCTTTGGAGCAGTAAGCTCACTGATCAGCAGTAAGTTTAGCCGCAGGATGATGAAAGCAAGTGCGGTTCTGGTCATTATCCTCGGAATTGTGATGACAGGCAGAGGTTTTAACCTTTCAGGGTTAAATATAGCTTTTGCCAATCAGAAGGCAAAGAATATAGCAAGAATCGAAAATGGAGTGCAGTTGGTTACAACAGAGATGAAATCGGGCAGTTATGATCCAATTGTGGTTCAAAAAGGGGTTTTGGTGAGATGGACCATCAAAGCCGATGAAAGTGAATTGAACGGCTGCAATAATCCTGTTACAATTCCGAAGTATAATATTGTCAAAAAGTTGGTACCGGGGGATAATGTAATTGAATTTATGCCATTGGAAACCGGTAATATAAACTATACATGTTGGATGGGAATGATAAACGGGTATATAAAAGTTGTAGATAATCTGGACGAAGTAGATGTTAACGATATTAAATAG
- a CDS encoding recombinase family protein, with the protein MNIVAIYCRLSDEDKNKANKYEDSESIQNQKKLLLDFARENKWEVYKIYCDDDYSGLDSERPGFKQLIADAEAGKFNIVLCKSQSRFTRDMELVEKYLHHKFIEWGIRFIGVTDNADTFEKGNKKSRQINGLVNEWYCEDISENIKAVFDVKRKRGEFIGSFAPYGYKKDPLNNNKLLIDEEAARVVRRIFSRYLEGFGAQQIASMLNREGIPNPTKYKELMGLNYKNPFKTEDYGLWNKTTVKRILRNETYIGNTVQAKRKKLSYKSKKMIAVSPDKWVRVENTHQPIIDKSVFFAVQQRMDGRIKSAGNGKPHLFASKVKCHDCGSTMVKVTSGKYSYLRCKLYSASYGNKMCTSHLTRLDELTDLIECKIKEHLKRYIDIPKMAERLEKELKWAYNERKYHEEIKKIKKEISEKELAIKSLYIDKIKGIIDEEQFIELNREFIKEKRKLSERQKTIQKEMELNEKTGIDYEDIVKDLIEFKELKHNMVSIMIGRIEIGEKTAEGKRIKIYWLF; encoded by the coding sequence TTGAATATAGTAGCAATATATTGCAGGCTATCGGACGAAGATAAAAACAAAGCGAATAAATATGAGGATTCGGAGAGCATACAAAACCAGAAAAAACTTCTTTTGGATTTTGCAAGGGAAAATAAATGGGAGGTTTATAAAATTTATTGTGACGATGACTATTCAGGACTTGATTCCGAGCGTCCTGGCTTTAAACAGTTGATAGCCGATGCTGAGGCAGGAAAATTCAATATAGTGCTGTGCAAAAGTCAATCCCGGTTTACACGGGATATGGAGCTGGTGGAAAAATATCTCCACCACAAATTTATTGAGTGGGGAATAAGGTTTATAGGTGTCACCGACAATGCCGACACCTTTGAAAAAGGAAATAAAAAATCCCGCCAGATAAACGGCCTGGTCAATGAGTGGTATTGTGAGGATATATCGGAAAATATAAAAGCAGTGTTTGACGTTAAACGAAAGAGAGGAGAATTTATCGGGTCTTTTGCTCCTTATGGCTATAAAAAAGATCCTCTGAATAATAACAAATTACTGATAGATGAAGAAGCAGCCCGGGTAGTCAGAAGGATTTTTAGCCGTTATCTTGAAGGCTTTGGTGCTCAACAGATAGCATCGATGCTAAATCGTGAGGGTATACCAAACCCTACCAAATACAAGGAACTTATGGGCCTAAATTATAAGAATCCCTTTAAGACAGAGGATTATGGGCTTTGGAATAAAACAACCGTAAAACGAATTCTGAGGAACGAAACTTATATAGGCAATACGGTTCAGGCAAAACGCAAAAAACTGAGTTATAAATCCAAAAAAATGATTGCCGTTTCACCGGATAAGTGGGTAAGGGTAGAAAATACCCATCAGCCTATAATTGATAAATCTGTATTTTTTGCCGTTCAGCAGAGGATGGATGGCAGAATTAAATCTGCAGGAAACGGAAAACCCCATTTGTTTGCATCCAAAGTAAAATGTCATGACTGCGGAAGTACAATGGTGAAAGTCACTTCCGGAAAGTATAGCTATTTAAGATGCAAATTATACTCCGCATCATACGGGAATAAGATGTGTACATCTCATTTAACGAGACTGGATGAACTTACCGATTTGATAGAATGTAAAATAAAGGAGCATCTGAAACGATATATTGACATTCCAAAGATGGCGGAAAGATTGGAAAAAGAACTGAAATGGGCTTATAATGAGAGAAAATACCATGAAGAAATTAAGAAAATAAAAAAAGAAATATCGGAAAAGGAACTTGCAATTAAGAGCCTTTATATTGATAAAATTAAAGGAATTATTGATGAGGAACAGTTTATTGAACTTAATAGGGAATTTATAAAAGAAAAAAGAAAGCTTTCGGAAAGACAGAAAACTATTCAAAAAGAGATGGAGTTAAACGAAAAAACCGGCATTGATTATGAAGACATTGTGAAAGACTTGATTGAGTTTAAGGAATTAAAGCACAATATGGTAAGCATTATGATTGGCCGTATTGAAATCGGGGAGAAAACAGCCGAAGGAAAGAGAATAAAAATTTATTGGCTGTTTTGA
- a CDS encoding NUDIX hydrolase, producing MIVRNCAGGIVFYGDKVFLLKNEKEEWVFPKGVMRNGDLPAEVAQKRVFEEGGIIANIISIAGDTSYEFYSVTRQKPICNKITWFIMKTDSDKFHISEKEKFQDGGFFDIEEAMKLVTYSQDKALLNLSYKKYKEISQECLNCCTFI from the coding sequence ATGATAGTAAGAAATTGTGCTGGCGGCATAGTGTTTTATGGGGACAAAGTTTTTTTGCTGAAGAATGAGAAAGAAGAGTGGGTATTTCCCAAAGGTGTAATGCGAAACGGGGATCTCCCGGCTGAAGTTGCACAAAAAAGAGTTTTTGAAGAAGGCGGCATTATCGCAAACATCATTTCTATAGCCGGTGATACAAGTTACGAATTCTATTCTGTTACCAGACAAAAACCAATCTGCAATAAAATTACCTGGTTCATTATGAAAACAGATTCCGATAAATTCCACATTTCCGAAAAAGAAAAATTTCAAGATGGCGGATTTTTCGATATCGAAGAAGCTATGAAACTTGTTACCTACAGTCAGGATAAAGCATTGCTCAACCTTTCCTATAAGAAATACAAAGAAATTTCCCAGGAATGTTTAAATTGCTGCACATTTATATAA
- the cls gene encoding cardiolipin synthase, which yields MKSVVEFLKRRIVLISVAIILQLVVLIGIISKFSQYFVYFYWISLFISIAAVLWIINDYRSNPSYKIAWIIPILLFPIFGGIFYFFLGGKRLSKREKRKMRLIEQKINKALAPQRGMQREIKNLCESAAVQSKYIEDNAYYPLYKNTFGEYLPIGEAKFERLKEELKKAKHFIFMEYFIIEEGVMWNSILDILSEKVKEGVDVRIIYDDAGCLLSLPYKYNEKLERIGIKCCVFNPMIPILHVRMNNRDHRKMTIIDGHTGFTGGINLADEYINEIKKHGHWKDSAIMIKGDAVWSMTVMFLTMWEYLRGTKENLDKYKNKIRYDTSIVPNGYYQPFSDNPLDDENVGEIIYLNLINKAKHYIYITTPYLIINHEMMRALTSAAKSGVDVRIITPHCADKWYVHMVSKSNYKILIESGVKIYEYTPGFMHAKTIVTDDKFGLVGTINMDYRSFFMQYECGVWMYNSSVVMDIKRDFLNTLEVCREMKIEDFQDIKWYNVLLVSILKIFAPIM from the coding sequence ATGAAATCTGTTGTAGAATTTCTAAAAAGAAGGATTGTTCTTATATCGGTAGCTATAATACTGCAACTTGTTGTACTTATAGGGATAATCTCAAAATTCAGCCAATACTTCGTTTATTTCTATTGGATAAGTCTGTTCATTAGTATAGCTGCAGTTTTATGGATTATTAACGATTATAGGAGCAATCCTTCCTACAAAATTGCATGGATTATCCCTATATTATTATTTCCGATTTTTGGAGGGATATTTTATTTTTTTTTAGGAGGAAAACGCCTGAGCAAAAGAGAAAAAAGAAAGATGAGATTAATTGAACAAAAAATTAATAAAGCATTGGCACCGCAAAGGGGTATGCAGAGGGAAATTAAGAATCTTTGCGAGTCAGCGGCGGTCCAATCGAAGTACATTGAGGATAATGCCTACTATCCGCTGTACAAAAACACTTTCGGGGAATATTTGCCCATCGGTGAAGCTAAATTCGAAAGACTGAAGGAGGAACTGAAAAAAGCCAAACATTTTATATTTATGGAGTATTTTATAATAGAGGAAGGGGTAATGTGGAACAGTATATTGGATATACTTTCGGAAAAGGTAAAAGAAGGCGTGGATGTACGAATAATCTACGATGATGCCGGTTGTCTCCTTTCATTGCCGTACAAATACAATGAGAAGTTAGAGAGAATCGGTATAAAGTGCTGTGTATTCAATCCCATGATTCCCATACTCCATGTCCGCATGAATAACAGAGACCACAGGAAAATGACAATAATTGACGGCCACACCGGGTTTACGGGAGGTATAAATTTAGCCGACGAATACATTAATGAAATCAAAAAACACGGACATTGGAAAGACAGCGCCATAATGATCAAAGGCGATGCTGTCTGGAGTATGACAGTAATGTTTTTAACAATGTGGGAATATCTAAGGGGGACAAAAGAAAATTTAGACAAATACAAAAATAAAATCAGGTATGATACTTCAATAGTCCCTAATGGATATTATCAGCCCTTTTCCGATAACCCTTTGGATGACGAAAATGTGGGTGAAATCATTTATCTTAACTTGATTAATAAAGCAAAGCACTATATTTATATAACTACTCCTTATTTAATTATTAATCATGAAATGATGAGGGCACTGACTTCAGCGGCAAAGTCAGGAGTGGATGTTCGCATAATTACACCCCATTGTGCAGATAAGTGGTATGTGCATATGGTTTCGAAATCAAACTATAAGATTCTCATTGAAAGCGGTGTCAAAATCTATGAATATACACCGGGGTTTATGCATGCAAAAACCATTGTGACCGATGACAAGTTCGGTTTGGTTGGCACTATAAATATGGATTACAGAAGCTTCTTTATGCAATATGAATGCGGTGTCTGGATGTACAATAGCAGTGTGGTAATGGATATTAAAAGAGATTTTTTAAATACTTTAGAGGTGTGCAGAGAGATGAAAATCGAGGATTTTCAAGACATTAAATGGTATAATGTCCTATTGGTTTCCATACTAAAAATCTTTGCACCCATTATGTGA